Genomic window (Candidatus Sulfotelmatobacter sp.):
CTGTGGCTCGCGCTGCATCTCATGATCGCGGGCCGACTGCGCTGGAGGGATCGCGGAGCGAAGCTCCCGGGCCGCGTCGGGCTCGCCGCGTTCGATTTCGAGCATGGCACGCTGCTGCTCACCGAGGCGTCCACCCGGCAGCGCGCCGGCCTGCACGTGCTGCGCGGCGAGCCGGCAGTGCGCGCCCTCGACGCCGGCGGGATCGAGCCGCTCGCGGCCTCGCTCGAGGAATTCCGCGCGGCGCTCACGCGCGAGAACCACACGCTAAAGCGCGCGCTCACCGACCCGCGCCTGTTCTCCGGAATTGGAAACGCGTACTCCGACGAGATTTTGCATCGTGCGCGATTGTCGCCGCTGCAGCTGACTTCTCGACTTTCGAGCGAAGAGATCGGCCGGCTTCATCGCGCCACCCGTGATGTCCTGATCGAATGGACGGATCGATTGCGTGAACAGACCGGCCAGGCCTTTCCCGAGAAAGTCACGGCCTTCCGCCCCGAGATGGCCGTGCATGGACGCCACCGGAAGCCGTGCCCCGACTGCGGCGCTCCGGTGCAACGCATCGTGTACGCCGAGAACGAGACCAACTACTGCCCGCGTTGTCAGACCGGCGGGCGCCTGCTCGCGGATCGGGCGCTGTCGCGGCTGCTGCGCGAGGACTGGCCGCGCACGCTCGAGGAGTGGGAGGCGATCCGCTCGCTGGACGCAGCGACG
Coding sequences:
- a CDS encoding DNA-formamidopyrimidine glycosylase family protein: MPELPDVTIYVEHLERLTAGRVLERLRVSSPNLLRTFDPPASEANGRRVLGVSRMGKRIVFQLEDDLWLALHLMIAGRLRWRDRGAKLPGRVGLAAFDFEHGTLLLTEASTRQRAGLHVLRGEPAVRALDAGGIEPLAASLEEFRAALTRENHTLKRALTDPRLFSGIGNAYSDEILHRARLSPLQLTSRLSSEEIGRLHRATRDVLIEWTDRLREQTGQAFPEKVTAFRPEMAVHGRHRKPCPDCGAPVQRIVYAENETNYCPRCQTGGRLLADRALSRLLREDWPRTLEEWEAIRSLDAATLPRRAPRGGR